The following are encoded together in the Vigna unguiculata cultivar IT97K-499-35 chromosome 2, ASM411807v1, whole genome shotgun sequence genome:
- the LOC114174076 gene encoding thaumatin-like protein 1: MALFSYIPHPSQALLGIALFLVFRGVSGATFTFVNKCDYTVWPGILGTPQLASTGFELAKGGSRSFQAPTGWSGRFWGRTGCQFDNSGRGTCATADCGSGEVDCNGAGASPPATLAEFTLGTGSMDYYDVSLVDGYNLPMMVAARGGSGSCATTGCGEDLNRRCPSELRVEGGDACQSACGAFGKPEYCCNGAFGNPSTCKPSTYSEIFKSVCPKAYSYAYDDATSTFTCSGADYTITFCPSSPSLKSSTDSSPKGTDSGSGSGSGSGSGSGSVTGTGSSVEQSELASTSWLADMATATGAATRAGSFVTSKVAFSVVVVFILSLLVGPSLS; this comes from the exons ATGGCTCTGTTCTCATATATCCCACACCCTTCTCAAGCACTTCTGGGCATCGCACTCTTTCTCGTTTTCAGag GGGTTTCAGGGGCAACCTTTACTTTCGTGAACAAGTGCGATTACACGGTGTGGCCAGGGATTTTAGGCACGCCGCAACTCGCAAGCACGGGCTTTGAACTCGCCAAGGGGGGTTCCAGAAGCTTCCAGGCTCCGACCGGTTGGTCCGGGAGATTCTGGGGCAGAACCGGTTGCCAGTTCGACAATTCCGGCCGCGGGACGTGCGCCACCGCCGACTGCGGTTCCGGAGAGGTCGACTGCAACGGCGCCGGAGCCTCCCCGCCGGCGACTCTCGCCGAGTTCACCCTCGGCACCGGTTCCATGGACTACTACGACGTGAGCCTCGTCGACGGCTATAATCTGCCGATGATGGTGGCGGCGAGAGGCGGGTCGGGGTCCTGCGCCACCACGGGGTGCGGCGAGGATCTCAATCGGCGTTGCCCATCGGAACTGAGAGTGGAAGGCGGCGACGCGTGTCAGAGCGCGTGCGGCGCGTTTGGGAAACCGGAGTATTGCTGCAACGGCGCGTTTGGTAACCCTTCGACTTGCAAGCCCTCTACTTACTCCGAAATTTTCAAGTCCGTATGTCCGAAAGCGTACAGTTACGCGTACGATGATGCCACCAGCACGTTCACGTGTTCCGGCGCCGACTACACAATAACATTTTGCCCCTCTTCTCCTAG TTTGAAGTCTTCAACAGATTCGAGTCCAAAGGGAACGGATTCTGGGTCCGGGTCTGGGTCTGGGTCTGGGTCTGGGTCAGGGAGTGTGACGGGGACAGGTTCATCGGTGGAACAATCTGAATTGGCTTCTACTTCGTGGTTAGCCGACATGGCAACGGCGACAGGGGCCGCGACGCGAGCAGGTTCTTTTGTGACTTCAAAGGTGGCTTTTTCGGTGGTTgttgttttcattctttctcTTTTGGTGGGTCCCTCTCTCTCGTAG